A section of the Rhizobium sp. BG4 genome encodes:
- a CDS encoding DUF2325 domain-containing protein, with protein sequence MARKAKKGSNREIRVSADAAAEAQPSGRSKLDGRSFLYVGGRDCQVAHLREIASSFGAELIHHDGGLREAVSRIDTVLPSVDCVFCPIDCISHDACVRVKTGCKKFGKAFIPLRSGSKSSLERALNTMNERDNSR encoded by the coding sequence ATGGCTCGGAAGGCGAAGAAGGGATCCAACCGGGAAATCCGCGTCAGCGCGGATGCGGCAGCCGAGGCGCAGCCGTCGGGACGGTCCAAATTGGATGGCCGCAGTTTTCTCTATGTCGGCGGCCGGGATTGCCAGGTGGCACATCTTCGCGAGATCGCCAGCAGCTTCGGCGCCGAGCTCATCCATCATGATGGCGGCTTGCGCGAAGCGGTTTCCCGCATCGATACCGTTCTTCCCTCCGTCGACTGCGTGTTCTGCCCGATCGACTGTATCAGCCATGACGCCTGCGTGCGCGTGAAGACCGGCTGCAAGAAATTCGGCAAGGCCTTCATTCCGCTGCGCAGCGGCAGCAAGTCCAGCCTCGAGCGGGCCTTGAACACGATGAACGAACGAGACAATTCCCGATGA
- a CDS encoding antibiotic biosynthesis monooxygenase produces MYIAMNRFKVSTGSETEFEDVWRNRDSSLSQVPGFVEFRLLRGKANAEDGYTLFSSHTLWKSEEDFLNWTKSENFRAAHRNAGDRKAMYKGPPVFEGFNVVEGI; encoded by the coding sequence ATGTATATCGCAATGAACCGCTTCAAGGTTTCCACCGGCTCGGAAACCGAGTTCGAGGACGTCTGGCGCAACCGCGATTCCAGCCTGTCGCAGGTGCCCGGTTTCGTCGAGTTCCGGCTGCTGCGCGGCAAGGCGAACGCGGAGGATGGCTATACGCTGTTTTCCTCGCATACGCTGTGGAAAAGCGAGGAGGACTTCCTCAACTGGACGAAGTCCGAGAATTTTCGCGCTGCCCATCGCAATGCCGGCGACCGCAAGGCGATGTACAAAGGGCCGCCGGTCTTCGAGGGTTTCAACGTGGTCGAGGGCATCTGA
- a CDS encoding VOC family protein produces the protein MEDPQRVEVIPILPSLDIAETLAFYRDELGFAATYETADYLIVRRQEMELHFRLTDDRSLCERSSVYIRGGRIGALHREYSGKGVPRLSALELRPWNMEEFFIHDPHGNLLRFARIPDR, from the coding sequence ATGGAAGATCCGCAGCGCGTCGAAGTCATCCCGATCCTGCCGTCTCTTGATATAGCGGAGACACTTGCCTTCTACCGCGATGAGCTGGGCTTTGCCGCGACCTACGAGACGGCGGATTATCTGATCGTCCGCCGCCAGGAGATGGAACTGCATTTCCGGCTGACGGACGACCGCTCGCTTTGCGAACGCAGCTCCGTCTATATCCGCGGCGGACGGATCGGCGCGCTGCATCGGGAATATTCCGGCAAGGGCGTACCGCGCCTCAGCGCGCTTGAACTGCGCCCCTGGAACATGGAAGAGTTCTTCATCCACGATCCGCATGGCAACCTGCTGCGCTTCGCGCGCATTCCGGACCGCTGA